A section of the Clostridium felsineum DSM 794 genome encodes:
- the hemC gene encoding hydroxymethylbilane synthase yields the protein MKLIIATRKSKLAQVQTELVMDLLENKYKISSEKLLMDTLGDKILDKSLADIGGKGLFIKDIEKILLKGDADAAVHSMKDVPFEVPDMFEIAAVTLKNDVRDVFVAREGVHFKDLKNGAVIGTSSNRRAAQLKMLRDDIKVVPIRGNVQTRLRKMEEEKLDGIILAAAGLKRLNMENIITDYFSIEEMIPAVGQGALGIEIKKDNKNADLFRKLNNAESRKCVEAERSFMKALNGDCHSTLGAYAEIVNGKMKVLGFYEVNGKRIKKAVSGDIDDYVKLGETLAQNILEEGNEK from the coding sequence ATGAAGCTTATTATAGCAACAAGAAAAAGCAAGCTTGCACAGGTACAAACAGAACTTGTAATGGATTTATTAGAGAATAAATATAAAATTTCAAGTGAGAAGCTGTTAATGGATACTTTAGGAGATAAAATTCTTGATAAATCATTAGCCGATATAGGTGGAAAAGGTCTCTTTATAAAGGACATAGAAAAAATTCTTTTAAAGGGCGATGCTGACGCGGCAGTTCATAGTATGAAGGATGTTCCGTTTGAGGTGCCAGATATGTTTGAAATAGCAGCAGTTACTTTAAAGAATGATGTACGAGATGTGTTTGTAGCTAGAGAAGGGGTTCATTTTAAAGATCTAAAAAATGGTGCAGTTATAGGAACTAGTAGCAATAGAAGAGCAGCCCAGCTCAAAATGCTTAGAGATGATATAAAAGTTGTGCCTATACGAGGTAACGTTCAAACTAGGCTTAGGAAGATGGAAGAAGAAAAACTAGATGGCATAATACTTGCAGCAGCAGGGCTTAAGAGACTTAACATGGAAAATATAATTACAGACTATTTTTCTATAGAAGAAATGATTCCAGCGGTTGGACAGGGTGCGCTTGGAATAGAGATAAAGAAAGATAATAAAAATGCAGACCTATTTAGAAAGCTTAATAATGCTGAAAGTAGAAAATGTGTTGAAGCAGAGAGAAGCTTTATGAAAGCATTAAATGGTGACTGTCATTCTACCCTTGGAGCCTATGCTGAAATAGTAAACGGAAAAATGAAAGTGCTAGGATTTTACGAAGTTAATGGAAAAAGGATAAAGAAAGCTGTAAGTGGAGATATAGAT
- a CDS encoding NAD(P)-dependent oxidoreductase, whose protein sequence is MLKDNKKDISERELENSFISLISHKIKLLVVGGGNAAYIKVKNFIKRGCSITVVSKAFIKELKNLEDLSNIKLIQGEYKKEYIKEHHLVVIATNDLKLNEIIRQDCDDINKLYMDCSEPEQGLYIVPYQKASRVFSLSIKTNEKSPKTSKYILDKAMMYLKKYEDFSEYTAKIRNKIKVSSKREVMSFICSDDFYFFYNKGKADIVLQIFYREL, encoded by the coding sequence TTGCTTAAAGATAATAAGAAAGATATTTCAGAAAGAGAATTAGAAAATTCCTTTATATCACTAATTTCACATAAAATTAAGCTTTTAGTTGTTGGGGGCGGAAATGCAGCATATATAAAAGTGAAAAACTTTATAAAAAGAGGATGCTCAATAACTGTGGTTTCCAAAGCTTTCATAAAAGAACTTAAAAACCTTGAAGATCTCTCTAATATAAAATTAATCCAAGGTGAATATAAAAAGGAATATATAAAAGAGCATCACTTGGTAGTTATAGCTACAAATGACTTAAAACTAAATGAAATTATAAGACAGGATTGTGATGATATAAATAAGCTTTATATGGATTGTAGTGAGCCAGAACAAGGATTATATATTGTTCCTTATCAAAAGGCTTCAAGAGTATTTTCTCTTTCAATTAAAACAAATGAGAAGAGTCCCAAAACTTCAAAATACATTTTAGATAAAGCTATGATGTATCTTAAAAAGTATGAGGATTTTTCAGAATATACAGCAAAGATAAGAAATAAAATTAAAGTAAGTAGCAAAAGAGAAGTTATGAGTTTTATTTGCTCAGATGATTTTTATTTCTTTTATAATAAAGGAAAAGCGGATATAGTACTTCAAATATTTTATAGAGAATTATAA
- the hemA gene encoding glutamyl-tRNA reductase yields the protein MIQLLGLKKDLKVEVREKFSIIEKRIEDKDILLKEVCHEVVILSTCNRTEIYFNSNKDKEQIINEIFYKLGWNSASLDNFFYYEGDEAINHLMEVSCGFDSLILGEDQILGQVKNAYNTALKAKTVESELKKLFQLVITCGKEFRTGAKLNRIPVSSASIAVNEGRKNNLKRFMVLGFGDVGSLVCKYILSGAFDILYIVVRNKAVVNIDDDRVRVVSFHEKNNYYEDVECMISCTSAPHPVIWENELPEKEFTIFDLAVPRDVEDSLYSRNNIEIYDIDQISIIDNDNKHKRKEIMIENRYIMDKYLLQFYNWKKLKEIVPDIIEMKKYGESIYKKRYESFKNKKATKDNDLLAHTMIKSTSDAYINRAIEVLKEEQLKGRGEDCLKIIRKIFQKEN from the coding sequence ATGATACAGCTTTTAGGGTTAAAAAAAGATTTAAAGGTTGAAGTGAGAGAAAAATTTTCAATAATAGAAAAGAGAATAGAAGATAAAGATATACTTTTAAAGGAAGTATGTCATGAAGTTGTTATATTAAGTACATGTAATAGGACGGAAATATATTTTAATAGCAATAAGGATAAAGAGCAAATTATAAATGAAATTTTTTATAAATTAGGATGGAATAGTGCATCTCTAGATAATTTCTTTTATTATGAAGGAGATGAAGCTATAAATCACTTAATGGAGGTTTCGTGCGGTTTTGATTCTCTTATTTTAGGAGAGGATCAAATATTAGGACAAGTAAAAAATGCATATAATACAGCACTAAAAGCTAAGACAGTAGAAAGTGAATTAAAAAAGCTTTTTCAGCTTGTGATAACCTGCGGAAAGGAGTTTAGAACAGGAGCTAAGCTTAATAGAATTCCTGTATCTTCGGCATCAATAGCAGTTAATGAGGGTAGAAAAAACAATTTAAAAAGATTTATGGTTTTGGGTTTTGGAGATGTAGGCTCTTTAGTTTGTAAATATATATTATCAGGTGCTTTTGATATTTTATATATTGTTGTCAGAAATAAAGCTGTTGTAAATATAGATGATGATAGGGTAAGGGTTGTATCCTTCCATGAAAAGAATAATTACTATGAAGATGTAGAATGTATGATTTCCTGTACATCAGCACCACATCCCGTAATATGGGAAAATGAGCTTCCGGAAAAAGAGTTCACCATTTTTGACTTAGCAGTTCCAAGAGATGTTGAGGATTCTTTATATAGCAGAAACAATATTGAAATATACGATATAGATCAAATAAGTATAATAGATAACGATAATAAGCACAAGAGAAAAGAAATAATGATAGAAAATAGATATATAATGGATAAGTATTTATTACAATTTTATAATTGGAAAAAGCTTAAAGAAATAGTTCCTGATATTATAGAAATGAAGAAATATGGTGAAAGTATATACAAAAAAAGGTACGAGAGCTTTAAAAATAAAAAGGCCACAAAGGATAATGATCTCTTAGCACACACCATGATAAAAAGTACGTCAGATGCCTATATAAATAGAGCTATAGAAGTACTTAAAGAGGAGCAATTAAAGGGGCGTGGAGAGGATTGCTTAAAGATAATAAGAAAGATATTTCAGAAAGAGAATTAG
- a CDS encoding nitrite/sulfite reductase, whose translation MKELNEVLLSEIDDFRKLGHDFLDGKVGKMDFKGASGGMGVYAHRNGKEFMIRFRIPSGIASRKNLELIRDFANRYELNSIHLTTRQAIQLHGISIDAVCDMMEEGIKKGLYTRGAGGNFPRNVAISPLSGVDKEEAFDVSPYASEVGRHFMQKIHTYKLPRKLKVAFSSSIEDMGHATVADLGFLAVKENNHEYFRVYIGGGLGRDSKVAAPYKELIEPKDVLYHVEAMTRLFINEGDYKNKSRARIRYILDRMGEEAFVDCYSKYLSEVKKEEKLDLNIDKKAYEKVGSEAKVENKRLISQKQEGLYSVYVHPVGGILKTSDLENILEATKNIEDVEIRTSMTEGFYVRNLNGDEAEKILALTEHIGGNTKLQYSTACIGVPTCQIGLLDSQDTLKSVLKYFEDKNFGYDVLPSIRISGCTNSCGCHEIGTIGFCGKKKRVDEEVKDAFELHLNGKLKSTETRLGDYVGDVLKEKVPELLYELAVSVHEDKEEFYSWIENNDKKAKSIINKYLV comes from the coding sequence ATGAAAGAATTAAATGAAGTTTTACTAAGTGAGATTGACGATTTTAGAAAGCTTGGACATGATTTCTTAGATGGAAAAGTAGGTAAAATGGATTTTAAAGGAGCTTCAGGTGGTATGGGGGTGTACGCTCATAGAAACGGAAAAGAATTTATGATAAGATTTAGGATACCATCTGGAATAGCCTCAAGAAAAAATCTTGAACTTATTAGGGATTTTGCTAATAGATATGAACTTAATTCAATTCATCTTACAACACGTCAAGCTATTCAACTTCATGGCATTTCTATTGATGCTGTCTGTGATATGATGGAAGAAGGAATAAAAAAAGGACTGTACACAAGAGGAGCAGGAGGAAATTTCCCAAGAAATGTTGCAATTTCACCTTTAAGTGGAGTGGATAAGGAAGAAGCCTTTGATGTATCACCTTACGCATCAGAAGTAGGAAGGCATTTTATGCAGAAAATACATACGTACAAGCTTCCTAGAAAATTAAAGGTAGCCTTCTCAAGCAGCATTGAAGACATGGGACATGCAACTGTTGCGGATCTTGGATTTTTAGCAGTTAAAGAAAATAACCATGAATATTTTAGGGTATATATAGGCGGAGGACTTGGAAGGGATTCTAAAGTTGCGGCACCATATAAAGAGCTTATAGAGCCAAAGGATGTTTTGTACCATGTAGAGGCTATGACAAGACTATTTATAAACGAGGGAGACTACAAAAATAAGTCAAGAGCTCGTATAAGATATATACTAGATAGAATGGGAGAAGAAGCTTTTGTAGATTGTTACAGTAAGTATTTATCAGAAGTAAAGAAAGAAGAAAAACTTGATTTAAACATAGATAAAAAAGCTTATGAAAAAGTAGGTTCAGAGGCTAAGGTAGAAAATAAGAGACTTATAAGCCAAAAGCAAGAAGGGCTATACAGTGTTTACGTTCATCCAGTTGGGGGAATTCTTAAAACTTCTGATTTAGAAAATATTCTAGAAGCTACAAAGAATATTGAAGATGTGGAAATAAGAACATCAATGACAGAAGGCTTCTATGTAAGGAATTTAAATGGAGATGAAGCTGAAAAAATTCTTGCATTAACAGAGCATATAGGAGGCAATACAAAACTCCAATATTCAACTGCGTGTATAGGTGTACCTACTTGCCAAATCGGACTTTTAGATAGTCAAGATACGTTAAAAAGTGTATTGAAATACTTTGAAGATAAGAATTTTGGGTATGATGTACTTCCATCAATTCGTATATCTGGATGTACCAATTCTTGTGGCTGTCATGAAATAGGAACCATAGGCTTTTGCGGCAAAAAGAAGAGAGTAGATGAAGAAGTTAAAGATGCTTTTGAATTACATCTTAATGGAAAGTTAAAGAGTACAGAAACAAGACTTGGAGACTATGTAGGAGATGTTTTAAAGGAAAAGGTACCTGAGTTGTTGTATGAGCTTGCAGTAAGTGTTCATGAAGATAAAGAGGAGTTTTATAGCTGGATTGAAAATAATGATAAGAAAGCTAAAAGTATCATAAATAAATATCTAGTATAA